One genomic window of Phoenix dactylifera cultivar Barhee BC4 chromosome 6, palm_55x_up_171113_PBpolish2nd_filt_p, whole genome shotgun sequence includes the following:
- the LOC120111091 gene encoding uncharacterized protein At4g14342 isoform X1: MQASDRFNINSQLEHLQAKYVGTGHADLNRFEWAVNIQRDSYASYIGHYPLLAYFAIAENESIGRERYNFMQKMLLPCGLPPEREED, from the exons GCCAGCGACAGGTTTAACATTAATTCTCAGCTTGAGCATCTTCAGGCTAAGTATGTTGGTACAGGGCATGCTGACTTGAATAGATT TGAATGGGCAGTAAACATCCAACGTGATAGTTATGCATCATATATTGGCCACTACCCCCTCTTGGCATATTTCGCCATTGCTGAAAATGAATCCATTGGAAGAGAACGCTACAATTTTATGCAG AAAATGCTGTTGCCTTGTGGGCTTCCTCCCGAGAGAGAAGAGGATTGA
- the LOC120111091 gene encoding uncharacterized protein At4g14342 isoform X2 — MQASDRFNINSQLEHLQAKYVGTGHADLNRFEWAVNIQRDSYASYIGHYPLLAYFAIAENESIGRERYNFMQESSHAL; from the exons GCCAGCGACAGGTTTAACATTAATTCTCAGCTTGAGCATCTTCAGGCTAAGTATGTTGGTACAGGGCATGCTGACTTGAATAGATT TGAATGGGCAGTAAACATCCAACGTGATAGTTATGCATCATATATTGGCCACTACCCCCTCTTGGCATATTTCGCCATTGCTGAAAATGAATCCATTGGAAGAGAACGCTACAATTTTATGCAG GAGTCAAGCCATGCACTTTAG